GGGCCTGGTTGACGAGGTCCGTGCGCAGCTCCGCCGGCGCCTGCTCGATCTCCTTCTCCACCGCCTCCATGCCCTTTTCGTCGCCTTTCTCGCGGTGCGCCTGAAGGGCCAGCGTGTAGGCGTCCGCCAGGAATCGGGAGTCCTTGAAGTCCTTGCGGATCCGGGCGAACTCCGGAATCGCCTGGTCGAGCCGCCCGAGGTTGAGCTCGCAGAGCCCGCGATAGTAGGCCACGTAGGCGGGGAACCATCCCCGGGGCTTGACGACGCCCTTCTCCTTGGAGTTGGCGTATTCCTCGGCGCTCTTGAGGGAGGAGAGGGCTTCCGACCACTTCTCACCCTCGATCTGGGCCATGGCGCCCTTGAAGGCCAGGGGGGCGTCGGCGTATTCGATCCGGCGGACGTCCTGCGGGCGGAAGGTCTGGGAGCCTCCGGCCGTCTGGACGACGACCTCTTTCCAGGTGTCTTTCTGGACCGTGCCTTCCACGGGATTACCGCGGTGAAGGACCACGCGGTCCCGCGCCGGAGGCGCCTGGGCCGCCGCCAGGAGCGCCGCCAGTCCGATCGTGGCCACGTTCATGGGTTCACCTCTAGCGCTTCTTCGGGAGAATCTCTTCGAGTCTCTTGCGCAGGCTCTCGAACTTTGGGCGGAAGCCCCACCGGCTCTGACCCTTCTCGTCGGCATCCCACGAGGGGGCGTAGCCCCGCAGCTCCATGGTGTCGAAGAAGCGGGCCAGCGCGTCGGGGTCGAGCTCGAAGAGGCACTCCGCGCGCTTGTAGAGGAGCCGGTACGTGTGCTCGTTGAAAACCTGGCTGGACATCAGAAGACCGGCCAGCTCCGCGTAGGTGCTTTCGGCCCGGCGCAGGAGTTCGTTCCGCGGTCCGCCTTTGGGCATGGACATGGCCTGAGCCACGTAGCAGTCGGACAGGTCCTCCCAGGAGCTGCCGTCGCGCTTCTGAGGGTCGTTGCGGACGATCTCCTCGTAGATCTTGACCGCGTCCTCGAACTGGCCCACGCGGAGCATGCAGCGGGTGAGCCGCGACTTGATCGCGCGGATCTGGTCCTTGGGAAGCTGGGCTTCTTTTTCCAGGAGGAACCCCTTGTACAGCTCGAGCGCTTTGGTATAGATCCGGCGGACCTCCTCCATGCCCTCCTTGCCGAGCTTCGCTTCGCCCAGTTTGAAGCGCTGCTCGGCGGCCATGAAGAGCTTGTCCGCCATCGCTTCCATCTGTTCCGGGCGGGCGACGGCGCTCGGATTGAGGTTGTAGTACTCGTAGTAGTAGGTGGCGGCCTTGACCGCGTAGAGGTCGTAGAGCTCCGGGTTCTTGTCGCGTTCCTTTTCGGCCGCTTCCTCGAAGGCGTTGGCCAGGACCGCCAGGGCCCGGGCGTAGTGGTCCATGCCCAGGCCGCCTTCCTTCTCATAACGCTCCTTGAGGGTGCGCAGATCGTCTTCCGCCTCCTGGACCTGGCCCAGGCGGATCTTGGCGTCGATCCGGCTGGAGAGGATCGCCATGAGGAGCTTGGGGTCGGCGTTGGGGAAGCGCTTGTCGGCGTCGTTGGAAATGGCCAGCGCCTCCTGGGGGCGGCCGATGCGTTCATGGGAGAGGATCTTGGCGGAGAAGTAGACCGATCCGATGGCGCGGCGCACGACGCGCGGTTCCTTCCCGGTCATCTTCTCGACGAAGTCGAGGTGCCGGCGGAAGGATTCCAGGGCCCGCTTCCAGGCGTCGGCCGCCTGGGCCAGGAGCCGGTCGCGTTCGGCGGCGGTCTTCCCGCGCGCCTGATCCATGAGCTGAAGCCCGTAGTTGTAGAGGCTGAAGCCCACGCTGAAGGTCGCCTCCTCGTAGGCGTCGCGTCCGGGCTGAGCCAGTTTTCCCCACTCGGCGGCGGCCTTGTCGAACTGGCGCTTGTCGTCGTAGTCGATGGCGGTCTGGCGGATGAGCTGATCGCTGGCCTGGTTGGGGAAGGCCTTGGTCACCCAGACGCGGTAGTCCTCGAAGGCTTTCTGATCGGCCTTGTCGCCGGTGGCCTGGGCGATCTTGCCGAGGGAGGTGAGCTTGCGGAGGGCCGCCTCAGGGGCCTTCTCGTGCTGGTTGAACGGAGGCTTTTCGAGCATCGAGAGGGCGGCGACCGCCTCGTAGTGGCGGCCCAGGAGGAAGTAGCACTTGCCGAGCTGGGCCCAGCAGTAGGGGACGAACTTCTGGTCTTCCGGCCGGCGGATGGACTGAAGCGCCCGGCGATATTTCTGGATGGCCCGGTAGACGTAGGCGGGGCCGCGCTCCAGGAAGTTGTCGGCCGCCTCGATGGCCAGCTGGACGGAGTCGTTGGCGGCGTACTCGCCCAGGTAGTCGATCGCGAGGCTCTCGACCCAGGTGTCCTTGTATTTGGTCTTGAGTTCCTGGAGGAGTTTGGCTCCCTTGTCGGTCTGGCCGGCCTTGCAGTAGGCCCGCGCCTGTTCCAGGAGGAGCGCCTTGCCGATCTCCTCGAGGCGGGCCTGGGGGAACATCTTGAAGAAGTCCTCGGCCAGGCGGGCGGCGTCGGCGTAGTGCTTGACGGCGGCCTGTCCGCGGCGCGCGTCGCCGTAGGCCAGCCGCGCCTTCATCTCGAACAGCAGCGCGTGCGCGGCCACGTCGCGGACATCCTCGCTCTTTCGGTTCTCGGGATCGCTCAGGAGGCTGCGCGGCCGGCCCAGGTTCATGAAGGCCTGCCTCCAGTATTCCTCCGCCTTCTCCCGATCCGCGGATTCCGCCAGGAGCTGGTAGGCCCGTCCCACGTACACCGACGCGTCGTACGCCAGAAGATAGCGCTCGTACTGCCACATGAACTCGTCGGTGATGAACTTGATCATTTTTTCCAGGAGACGCTTCATGTCGGCGTGCTTGGAGGCGTTCTCCCGGTAGGTTTCGGCGTGGTTGAAGAGCGCGATGCCATAGTTGTACTTGGCCAGCATCATGCGTTCGTCCCACCGCTCGTACTCCTCCTGCGCCTTGGGATCCTTGCGCGGATCCTCGGGGGGACGTTTCTCTTCCTTCTGGAGCTGCGCGATCAGGTCGGTGAAAAGCTTTTCGGCGGCGGCGAAGGCTTTTTCCGCCTCCTCGGCTTTGGAGGGATCGACCTTGGCCGCCGCCATGAGGGCCTTGCCCTTGGCCTGATAGAGATCGCCGATATCCGAGAGGGCCTCGCCCTTGCGGCGGTGGTTGGGGTGTTTGGCCAGGAGGGCCTCGACTTCCTTGACCGCGCGGTCGATCAGCTTGGCCTTTTCCTCGGGAGCGTCAGCACGGTTGGCCATGAGGATTTTCAGGCGGGCCAGGCCGTACTCCCCGTCGGCTTTAATCTCCGGGGTGGCGCCGGAGTCGCGGATCCTGGAGAAAACCTCCTCGGAGAGATCCCACCAGCCGCGCTCGGCCAGGGCGCTGCCGAGCTCGTAATCCTGGGCGGCCGGGGCGGGCAGGGCGGCGGCCAGGAAGGCGGCCGCGAAGACCGGAATCGCCGGGACGGCTTTCATCAGTCACCCCCTTCGGGAAGGACGAAACCCGCGGCCCGAGGTCCGCGGGATCTCCCGCCCTATCTTAACGGGCCGGACCCGGCCGGGGTTCGCCGCCGCGGGAATCCGCGCGGCTAGAACCGGCGGCGCTCCTCTTCGTCGGGGATGATGATGCGGACCCGCACGATGATGAGCGTCTGCTGGCGCTGGAGGCCCTTGACCTTCATGGATCCGAGGTTGCCCACGATGGGGATCGAGCGCCAGATCGGGATCGAGCTTTCCGCGTCCTCGTCGAACATGACCGTGAGGCCGCCCAGCATGAGCGTGCCCCGGTCCGGCACGACGACGGTCGTGCGGATGCGCTGGATGTTGATGATCGGCGTTTCGATGTTGACGGGCAGGGGGTCCGTGACGACCGCGCCCGGAGCCGTGACGTTGGTCGTGATCGTGAAGATGTTGGGCGGCCGCGGGAAGAGGGTGGCGATCGTGGGCCGGAGTTCCAGCGTCACGAACCGCCGGTCCGCGCTGACCACGGGACGCACGTCCAGCGAGATGCCGTCGGAGACCACGTCCACGATGGGATCGAGCGCCACGGCGGCCGTGGCGATCTGGACGTCGTAGTCCCGCACGTAGGCCATCTGGTTGGAAATGCGGAAGTTGCCGCGCTGGGTGTTGAAGAGCGTGAGCTTGGGCGCGGTCAGGACGTGGCTGCGCTCGCTCTTGGAGATGAGCCGGATGATCGTCTCCAGCGAAATGTCGTCGAGCAGCGTGTACTGGAGCGTGGCCCCGCCCAGGGGGGAAAGCACGGTGTTGAAGAACCGCTGGACGAGGAAGTCGCCCGTCATGATCTGCTGGATGCGGGCTCCCATCGAGCGCTGGACCGAATCTCCGAAGACGCCGGTGATGCCCGCCGAGGTCGCCGGCAGCGTCACCACCGAGCCGGCCGGGAGGAACGGCGGGTTGATCGCCATCGTCGGGTTGATATCCGCCAGCGTCGTGATGCCCTGGACCCGCGCGCCGTTGACGTCGCGGAAGTCCATGCCCACCTGCTGGAGGAAGTCGTCCTCCACCAGGAGGAACCGCGCTTCCACGGCCACGAGCATGCTCGTCGAGGCCCGAAGGTCCGAGAGGAACTTCCGCACCGCCCGGTGCACCTCGATCGAGTTGCGCACGATGAGCAGACCGCTGCTGAACTGGATGGATTTCCCGTCGGCTTCCTCCCACTCGTTCTTGTGGATCGTGTTCTTGATGAGGGTGGCCAGGTCCTCGCCCGTGAACTGGGCGCGCGTCTCCTCGCCCTGGGCGATCGTGGTGCCGATGGCGTCCTGGGCGAGCGAGATGTCCACGCCCGGGAAGTCCTGCATGCCGTAGGTCAGGTCCTGCACGTCGTACAGCTCGAGCTTGACCGCCTTCTTGAGCTGGTCGAGCGGGGTGATCAGGACGATTCCGTCGCGGACCGTGTGGCCGAGCTGTCGGGGCCCGAGCATGAGCTTGAGCGCGGCGTCGATCGGGATGTCCGTCACCTTGAACGACTGGATGCGGGTTTCCTGCGGATTCTCGACGCCGGCGATGTGGAAGTTCAGGCCGCTGATGTCGCGGATGTAGTTGACCACCTCCGTCAGCGGCGCGTCCTGCATGTCGATCGTGATCCGCAGCGCCCTGAGCTTGTCGAGGATCTCCTTGTCCTCGGGCTTGATGTCTTCGTCGAGCTGGGCGATCCCCTTGGGCTTGCGCTTGGAGACGAGCTCCTTCCAGGTCTCCATGTCCGGGAATTCCAGATCCTGAGCCTGGACGATGCCGTTGAGTTCGATCTGCTCGAAGGTCCGCTTCCACTCCTCGACGTAGTTCTTCAGGTTTTCGCGCGCGGCGCGGCTGTGCCGGAGCCGCTGGGCCACGTTGCGCATCTCCGCGACGGACGTGACGTTCGGGTTGATGTAGAGGATCTTGTCGCAGACCATGATGCAGCGCTCGTATTCCTCGCGCTCGAAATGCATCTGCGCCTGGCCGAACAGGAGCTCCAGCTCCCGCTTCTGGTCGATGAGGCGGCGGAGGTCCTCGCGCGCCTTTTCCTCCTCGATCATCTTCTGGCGCGCCTTTTCCTCCTCGATCGAGCGGTTCTTGCTCGCTTCCTTGGTCCGCTCCAGCATTTCCAGGGCCTGCTTTCGGCGCGTTTCCAGCTCGACCCCCGTGGGCATCCACTTGGCGTATTCGAGGATCTTGCGGAACTCGCGCTCGGCGGCGTCGTATTCGCCCCGGTTGTAGTGCCGGGTTCCCCGCGAGAGGGCTCCGTCGATCTCCAGGATCGTCTGCTGGTGCCGGACCTGAGCCTCCCGCATGAACTTGTCGTACTCGGCCGTGACGGGGGTGACGGCGCCGCGTCCCAGGAGGAAATTCACTTCCTTGAGAAGCGCCTGCGCGCCGAGATGGTTCCCGTTGATCTGGAGGGCCTTTTCGCACTCGCGGGCGGCCTTGTCGAAATCTCCCGCCTCGTAGTAGCGCATGGCCAGGCGGTAGTGCTCATCCGCCTGCGCGCCCTTCTGCTGCTCGCTCACCTCGTGGGAGGAACGAAGCTTGCGGAGGATCTCCTCCCACTCCGCCCCGGCCGCCTGGCCGGCGGGCGCTCCCGCCGCGGGCTCCGGCATCCTCTGGGGCTCGCGCTCCGGCGGCGCGGACGGCGCGGGCTCCGCCGAGGACGACGGCGCGGCGCCCGACGAACAGGCCGCCAGCGCGACCGCGAGGGCGAGGGCGAGGATCCGAATCGGCATCATCGGGCGCTCCTTTGGAACCATCTCAATATAGAGGGCTCCCTCGAACGGGCAAGAAATTTCAGCCCCATCTATTGGACGGGAACGGCGGGAAGGATCCCTGCAACGCGCCGCGCGGCTATTTCTGCGGCGCCTCCGCCTTCTCGGGCTTGTCCGGCGCGCCTCCGGCGGGACGGACGCCTCCGTGGATTTCGCAGAACTCGTCCCGGGCCCGGGGGCTGTCCTTCGGATTGGGGATCAGAAGCGTCTGCTCCGCTCCTCCTTCGGACACGACGATCTCGTAAATGTCGTGGAAGACCCGCTTCTCCTTGACGAACTGGCACTGCCCCGCCCCCTGCGCCGTGATCTGCTTCTTGCACTTCGTGATCTCGAGCGTCACGGTCGTGGGTTTGATCGATACGAGCGTCATGCCCGTGTTGAAGTCCACGGTGTGGGCCCGGCCGCCTCTGGAAATCGGGTGCATCGACGTGGGCTCGCCGCCCTGACCCTCGGGCCACCAGCCGATCTTCTCCCCGGGACGCTGGAACTGGCGGATTTCAACGGGCCCCAGCTCGCGGTCGTGCTTCTCGATCTTCACCCACACCTGATAGGCGTCCTGTCCGGGAACGCGTCCCGGATTGATGAAAGTCACCCGGAAAATCCCCAGCGTCTGAACGGGGCTGGGGAGCGAAAGCACCACCGGATCTCCCTCGCGGGGCTTGCGGCCCTGCTTGTCGGGCTCCACGTAGGCCTTGACGCGGTAGTTGTACTTCGTCTTGGGCTCGATCCGGGTGTCCTTGAAGTTCTTGGTCGTGGGGGGCAGCTTGTCGGCCAAAATTTCCCATTTGCCGGAGCCGGCCACCTCCCGTTCGACGCTGAAGTGGCTGTACTTGAGAAGATCGAATTCCTTCTGGAGCGCCAGCTCCTCCTGGCGCGTGAAGGCTTTGACGTCCCAGCTGATCGTCACGCCGTCCAGACCCACGTCCACCGGCCCGAGCGTGACGGGCGGGACTTTGACCTCCTTGACCGCGACCTTCGGCCGCTCGATCGCCTTGGCGCGGATTTCGGGGAGGCCCGTGGCGGCGAAGTCGTTGGCGCCCCGGGCGCTGGCGATGACGTTATTCCAGGGTTCCACCGCCCGGGCCGCCCAGGGCTCGGGGGCCGGAGGGTCGTACTGCGCGTCGCCGTTCTGGCGCTCGCGCGAAAGGCGCTCCACCTCGCGCCGGACTTCCGAAGGGGCCCGGTCTTCCTGGGCCATCAGGACGCCCAGCACGAGGTAGCCCAGCAGCGCCGCGGCCGCAACGCCCAGCCCGAGCTTTTCCCCGTGGGCGGCCAGAAACGCCTGCGCCGTGCCCGCCTTCTTCGCCTCGGCCATACCCGGCTCCTTCCTCGAACCCCCCGTTCGGAGGATCCTCTATATTAGACGCCGCCCGCGCACCCGCGCTAGGGCTGCGCCTCCTCGAACTTCCGGGCCTTTTCCGGTTCGAAATCCAGGACCTGACAGGACACCGTCAGGAGCACGTCCATGGGACGGACCTTCGCGCGCTCCGCCGCTTCCTTGGCTTTCCGGTCCGCGTCCTCGCCCCGGTAGTACACGAATTCCACCTCGGGGACGACCTGGTCCCGGATCGTCAAGTGCGCCCCCACGACGTTGACCAGCAGCCGTTCGCTGGCGCTTGTCTCGTAGGCGGGGTTGAGAATCTCCCGCAGCACCTTGGGCACTTCGCTCGGCGGGAGCTCCAGCGCGAACCCGAACGTCATCGTCCGACCGACCTCGTGCTCGGGATCCGGAATCGCATACTCCACGTAATTGCGGGGAACGCCCGTGCCGGGATCGGCGCCCACGCCCTGGTAGAAGACCGCGTCCGGGCCCGTCGGAGGCTGCTCCCAGGGGGCGTTCTGGAGCCGGTCATGGAGCTTGCGGAAGAAGCGGAAATCGTGGATGCGGGTGACGCGGGCGCCGCCTTTGAGGATGGCGTTGGCCACCCGCTCGCGCGCCCAGTAGCGCTTCTGAAGCTCCTTGAGGACGCGCTCTTCATCTCCCGGCTGTCCCCGGCGCCGGATCTCGTCGAAGTCCCCGGGCTGCGGGTCTTCCCAGTTGAATCCGAACCGGCGCTTCTCGTCGTCGCCGACCACGCCGATCTGCACGTTCTTTTTCCGAAGCTCCTCCTCGAGCGCCCCGTAGTGCTTGCGGTACTCCGCCATGAAGAGGCCGCTGGCGGGGTTCGAGGGGAGGCCCGGAAACCAGCGCTCCAGGTGCTTGTCGCTGTCCGCGTAGAACTTCACGATCTCGCCGTACGCCTTGATCATTTGTTCGCGATACGCCCGCCAGCGTCGAATGTTGGGCTCGCCCGGAATCTTCTCCTGCTTGAGCTCGGCCAGCAGCCCGCCGCTCCCCCGCAGGCCGGCCAGCTCGCGCCGCAGGCGCTCCTTCTGGCTTCCCAGCGGCAGGACCGCCAGGACGTAGAAGGCCGCCAGGACCGCCGCCGCGGCTCCAACCCCCACCCAGAAGGCGTTCTTCCTGATCTTGTCCACGGCGTCCCTCCTACTTTTTCTCGCCGCCCTTGTCGGCGGCGGCCAGGGCCTTGCGCTGCTCTTCGCCCACGGGGATCTGGAGCGTCACCCGGTAGCGCCAGTAGTTCTTGCGCTCCGGCTCGTTCTCGAGCCGCTTCTGGAAGCCGCGCGGGACCGGCCAGGCGAGCGCCTCCGTGATCGGATGGTCGAGCTCCACCTGCCAGAAACCCACGGGTCCCTGCCCTTCCGCCAGCTCCCAGTAGGGATTCTTGACGGCGCAGGGCTGGGCGGGC
Above is a window of Planctomycetota bacterium DNA encoding:
- a CDS encoding tetratricopeptide repeat protein produces the protein MNVATIGLAALLAAAQAPPARDRVVLHRGNPVEGTVQKDTWKEVVVQTAGGSQTFRPQDVRRIEYADAPLAFKGAMAQIEGEKWSEALSSLKSAEEYANSKEKGVVKPRGWFPAYVAYYRGLCELNLGRLDQAIPEFARIRKDFKDSRFLADAYTLALQAHREKGDEKGMEAVEKEIEQAPAELRTDLVNQARRQRAELLYDKNRYDEARKLFEALKSSADPETAAEATAGVIRCLRGLKDAQGLETFCNGVLTTATQPALLLIASNALGDLRFEKKQFAQARDFYVRSVVLYYPGRGGGLEREHEHALYRLARCYEELLEAAKDPKAREFLAQQASGAFREVSIEYPSGRYREEAVAKAAKYEPKDDKTEPRKQ
- a CDS encoding tetratricopeptide repeat protein; this translates as MMPIRILALALAVALAACSSGAAPSSSAEPAPSAPPEREPQRMPEPAAGAPAGQAAGAEWEEILRKLRSSHEVSEQQKGAQADEHYRLAMRYYEAGDFDKAARECEKALQINGNHLGAQALLKEVNFLLGRGAVTPVTAEYDKFMREAQVRHQQTILEIDGALSRGTRHYNRGEYDAAEREFRKILEYAKWMPTGVELETRRKQALEMLERTKEASKNRSIEEEKARQKMIEEEKAREDLRRLIDQKRELELLFGQAQMHFEREEYERCIMVCDKILYINPNVTSVAEMRNVAQRLRHSRAARENLKNYVEEWKRTFEQIELNGIVQAQDLEFPDMETWKELVSKRKPKGIAQLDEDIKPEDKEILDKLRALRITIDMQDAPLTEVVNYIRDISGLNFHIAGVENPQETRIQSFKVTDIPIDAALKLMLGPRQLGHTVRDGIVLITPLDQLKKAVKLELYDVQDLTYGMQDFPGVDISLAQDAIGTTIAQGEETRAQFTGEDLATLIKNTIHKNEWEEADGKSIQFSSGLLIVRNSIEVHRAVRKFLSDLRASTSMLVAVEARFLLVEDDFLQQVGMDFRDVNGARVQGITTLADINPTMAINPPFLPAGSVVTLPATSAGITGVFGDSVQRSMGARIQQIMTGDFLVQRFFNTVLSPLGGATLQYTLLDDISLETIIRLISKSERSHVLTAPKLTLFNTQRGNFRISNQMAYVRDYDVQIATAAVALDPIVDVVSDGISLDVRPVVSADRRFVTLELRPTIATLFPRPPNIFTITTNVTAPGAVVTDPLPVNIETPIINIQRIRTTVVVPDRGTLMLGGLTVMFDEDAESSIPIWRSIPIVGNLGSMKVKGLQRQQTLIIVRVRIIIPDEEERRRF
- a CDS encoding fibronectin type III domain-containing protein codes for the protein MAEAKKAGTAQAFLAAHGEKLGLGVAAAALLGYLVLGVLMAQEDRAPSEVRREVERLSRERQNGDAQYDPPAPEPWAARAVEPWNNVIASARGANDFAATGLPEIRAKAIERPKVAVKEVKVPPVTLGPVDVGLDGVTISWDVKAFTRQEELALQKEFDLLKYSHFSVEREVAGSGKWEILADKLPPTTKNFKDTRIEPKTKYNYRVKAYVEPDKQGRKPREGDPVVLSLPSPVQTLGIFRVTFINPGRVPGQDAYQVWVKIEKHDRELGPVEIRQFQRPGEKIGWWPEGQGGEPTSMHPISRGGRAHTVDFNTGMTLVSIKPTTVTLEITKCKKQITAQGAGQCQFVKEKRVFHDIYEIVVSEGGAEQTLLIPNPKDSPRARDEFCEIHGGVRPAGGAPDKPEKAEAPQK